A window from Ignavibacteriota bacterium encodes these proteins:
- the miaB gene encoding tRNA (N6-isopentenyl adenosine(37)-C2)-methylthiotransferase MiaB, whose translation MQKSNVYIETYGCQMNLADTEIVQGILSTKGYDLTNNINNADVVLLNTCSIRENAEQRIYGRLGNFKTLKSEKPNLVIGILGCMAERLRDDLINDKKMVDLVVGPDEYRRLPEFIDFAFSGEKGIGVKLSKTETYDDLIPFRANDDGLSAWISVMRGCDKFCTFCVVPFTRGRERSRTLESVIKEVEQLSNQGYKEITLLGQNVNSYNDNGLDFADLLSAVAIVDRKIRVRFSTSHPQDFSDKLLYTISEHPNLCNYIHLPVQSGSNRMLDLMNRTYTIEHYLNIIEKARKIIPGVTFSTDIISGFPTETYEDHLATLEVMRKVRYDGAYMFKYSPREGTKAYKMIDDVDEETKSKRLSEIIDQQQKISYEINQDLIGKEEEILIEGFSKKSNEFLAGRTDTNKVVIIPAQENIFKGDYIKVKINKATSGTLFADVVTKVDFSNEEKHKIA comes from the coding sequence TTGCAAAAAAGTAATGTCTATATTGAAACTTACGGATGCCAAATGAATTTGGCCGATACGGAAATTGTTCAAGGAATTTTATCAACAAAAGGTTATGATTTAACAAATAATATAAATAATGCAGATGTAGTTTTATTAAATACTTGCAGCATTAGAGAAAATGCGGAACAAAGAATTTACGGCAGATTAGGAAACTTTAAAACTCTGAAATCGGAAAAACCAAATTTGGTAATTGGAATTTTGGGCTGCATGGCTGAAAGATTGCGCGATGATTTAATTAACGATAAAAAAATGGTTGATTTGGTTGTTGGTCCCGATGAATACAGACGTTTACCTGAATTTATTGATTTTGCTTTTTCCGGAGAAAAAGGAATTGGTGTTAAACTTTCCAAAACTGAAACTTATGATGATTTAATTCCGTTCAGAGCCAATGACGATGGGCTTTCTGCGTGGATTTCTGTAATGCGCGGATGTGATAAATTCTGCACATTTTGTGTTGTTCCATTTACTCGAGGAAGAGAACGAAGCCGAACTTTAGAATCAGTAATTAAAGAAGTTGAACAGCTTTCAAATCAAGGATATAAAGAAATTACTTTACTCGGACAAAATGTAAATTCGTATAATGATAATGGTTTGGATTTCGCGGATTTACTTTCCGCTGTTGCAATTGTTGATAGAAAAATTCGTGTGAGATTTTCAACTTCTCATCCGCAAGATTTTTCCGATAAATTACTTTATACAATTTCCGAACATCCGAATTTGTGCAATTATATTCATCTTCCGGTTCAGTCCGGCTCAAATAGAATGTTGGATTTAATGAACCGAACTTACACTATTGAACATTATCTTAACATAATTGAAAAAGCTAGGAAAATAATTCCGGGTGTTACATTTTCTACAGATATTATTTCCGGATTTCCGACAGAAACTTATGAAGATCATTTAGCAACATTGGAAGTGATGAGAAAAGTTAGATACGACGGAGCTTATATGTTTAAATATTCTCCGCGAGAAGGAACCAAAGCGTACAAAATGATTGACGATGTTGATGAGGAAACCAAATCAAAAAGATTAAGCGAAATTATTGATCAACAGCAAAAAATTTCTTATGAAATAAATCAAGACTTAATTGGTAAAGAAGAGGAAATTTTGATTGAAGGATTCAGTAAAAAATCAAATGAATTTCTTGCCGGAAGAACCGATACAAATAAAGTTGTAATAATTCCGGCACAAGAAAATATTTTTAAAGGTGATTACATAAAAGTGAAAATTAATAAAGCAACATCGGGAACATTATTTGCAGATGTTGTTACAAAAGTAGATTTTTCTAATGAAGAAAAACATAAGATTGCATAA
- a CDS encoding SPOR domain-containing protein, translating to MKNLIKIILLVFSTQTFAQNVDIIPQLKMIEQGKIDEAKENLEFFKKKNANDPNVIFLQAVLTENGEESQKLYELVYSTFPNSKFADAALFRSFSYFYAIGLYKKAETLKALLNKEYPDSPYLKNTDRSFIQDDEMILVENKPYNKKSASNKKYTIQAGAFGNLQNAQELKNKFIQRGLISNISQKNVNNLQLHVVTVGEFSSQSDAEVLQKRLKTEFSVDGKIREIE from the coding sequence ATGAAAAATTTGATTAAGATAATTTTATTAGTTTTTTCTACTCAAACATTTGCACAAAATGTTGATATAATTCCGCAATTAAAAATGATTGAACAAGGAAAAATTGATGAAGCGAAAGAAAATTTGGAGTTCTTCAAAAAGAAAAATGCAAATGATCCAAATGTAATTTTTCTTCAAGCAGTTTTAACTGAAAATGGCGAAGAATCTCAAAAACTTTATGAATTAGTCTATTCAACTTTTCCAAACAGTAAATTTGCCGATGCAGCTTTGTTCAGAAGTTTCTCATATTTTTATGCAATCGGTTTATATAAAAAAGCTGAAACTCTGAAAGCTTTGCTCAACAAAGAATATCCAGATTCACCTTATCTAAAAAATACAGATAGAAGTTTTATTCAAGATGATGAAATGATTCTAGTTGAAAATAAACCATATAATAAAAAATCTGCATCAAATAAAAAATATACAATTCAAGCTGGTGCTTTTGGAAATTTACAAAATGCTCAAGAGTTAAAAAATAAATTTATACAGAGAGGTTTAATATCAAATATTTCTCAAAAAAATGTTAATAATTTACAGCTTCATGTTGTTACCGTTGGAGAGTTTTCTTCACAATCAGATGCTGAAGTTTTGCAAAAAAGATTGAAAACAGAATTTTCTGTGGATGGAAAAATTAGAGAAATTGAATAG
- a CDS encoding sigma-54-dependent Fis family transcriptional regulator: MEIIGKSKQIKDLIDIAHQVAQSDISVLIYGESGVGKDIFAREIHNTSKRANKQLISVNCGAIPEGILESELFGHKKGSFTGAIDDRKGYFEMADKSTLFLDEIAEMPLTTQVKLLRVLETGEFLPLGSETTKKVDVRIIAATNKDLQTEVDSKRFRKDLFFRLKAVTLNIPPLRERREDVVLLINFFLNKYTEHHKIESPNITNESYELLNNYSWPGNIRELKNVIETAAALSKTGILNEDSFTNLLTNPKIEENKNLPIFLQKSTESLDREIILGALIEIKKDLNELKNLAYRSNVPQKSEEANFDLDEIIPITKLEKDAIKKALAFTKDSKRKAANLLGISERTLYRKLKEYGI; this comes from the coding sequence ATGGAAATAATTGGCAAATCCAAACAAATTAAAGATTTAATTGATATTGCACATCAAGTTGCTCAATCTGATATTTCTGTGTTAATTTACGGAGAAAGCGGAGTTGGGAAAGATATATTTGCGCGAGAAATTCACAATACAAGCAAAAGGGCAAATAAGCAATTAATTAGTGTAAATTGCGGAGCAATTCCAGAAGGAATTTTGGAAAGTGAGTTATTTGGACACAAAAAAGGTTCGTTTACCGGAGCGATTGACGACAGAAAAGGTTATTTCGAAATGGCAGATAAAAGTACGCTTTTTCTTGATGAAATTGCGGAAATGCCGCTAACAACTCAAGTAAAACTATTGCGTGTTTTAGAAACTGGTGAATTTTTACCATTGGGAAGTGAAACAACAAAAAAAGTAGACGTTCGCATTATTGCCGCAACCAACAAAGATTTGCAAACGGAAGTTGATTCAAAAAGATTTAGAAAAGATTTATTTTTCAGATTAAAAGCTGTTACTTTAAATATTCCTCCGTTACGTGAAAGAAGAGAAGATGTTGTACTTTTGATCAATTTTTTCTTAAATAAATATACTGAACATCACAAGATTGAATCTCCAAACATAACAAATGAATCATATGAATTGTTAAATAATTATTCTTGGCCCGGAAATATTAGAGAACTAAAAAATGTTATCGAAACTGCGGCAGCGTTAAGCAAAACCGGAATTTTAAATGAAGATTCGTTTACTAATTTATTAACAAATCCTAAAATTGAAGAAAATAAAAATCTTCCAATATTTTTACAGAAATCTACAGAATCTTTGGATAGAGAAATAATTTTGGGAGCTTTAATCGAAATTAAAAAAGATTTAAATGAGCTTAAAAATTTAGCATATAGAAGTAATGTTCCGCAAAAATCTGAAGAAGCAAATTTTGATTTGGATGAAATTATTCCGATTACAAAACTCGAGAAAGATGCAATAAAAAAAGCATTAGCATTTACAAAAGATAGTAAACGAAAAGCCGCAAATTTATTAGGAATTAGCGAAAGAACACTTTACAGAAAGTTAAAAGAGTACGGAATCTAA
- a CDS encoding LptE family protein — translation MFYKVKKYKNIVILSFIAIILSSCAYSFTGSSVPNHLKTIAIPFAVDRSGSGEPNMADNFTSTLIEKFISDNSLAITDKSKSDALLDCTINSISESPNIIQGGETVSTIRLTINARVIYKDFVLKKTVFEKNFSDYADYSNNGDVYTNRNNAITEAIEKLSEEILLAVVSDW, via the coding sequence ATGTTTTACAAAGTTAAAAAATATAAAAATATTGTAATATTAAGTTTCATTGCAATAATTTTATCAAGCTGCGCTTATTCATTCACTGGAAGTTCTGTTCCCAATCATCTAAAAACAATTGCAATTCCTTTTGCTGTAGATAGAAGTGGATCCGGCGAACCAAATATGGCTGATAATTTTACCAGCACTTTGATTGAAAAATTTATTTCAGATAATTCGCTTGCAATAACAGATAAATCAAAATCTGATGCACTTTTAGATTGTACAATCAACTCAATTTCTGAATCTCCAAATATTATTCAAGGTGGAGAAACTGTTTCAACAATAAGATTAACAATTAATGCAAGAGTTATTTATAAAGATTTTGTGTTGAAAAAGACAGTTTTTGAGAAAAATTTTTCCGATTATGCTGATTATTCAAATAACGGAGATGTTTACACAAATAGAAATAATGCAATCACAGAAGCAATAGAAAAATTATCAGAGGAAATTTTACTTGCCGTTGTATCTGATTGGTAA
- a CDS encoding glycosyltransferase: MVLDEIILIVYILTMVVLLVFASHGVIMLYYYRKFISNVPEPSEVENFDKKVTIQLPLYNEQYVTERLIDSVCKIDYPKNLMEIQVLDDSTDSTVDLVKKIVEEKQKEGFDIKQVRRSSRKGYKAGALKEGLESATGELIAIFDADFVPKPDFLKKTLKYFTNPKIGMVQTRWEHINEDYSILTRIQALALNGHFVMEQPIRNRAGFFINFNGTGGVWRKECILDAGNWNDDTITEDLDLSYRAQLNGWKFVYLKDFTTPAELPAEMNALKAQQFRWTKGAIETAKKLLPMVWKSKIPFRTKIQSTFHLTNNIVFPFILIAGILNVPLVFIKNSGPYAIFFNFMSVFVLAFISSFLFYLYAQKDVYTDWRKKIALFPIFMAGSMGFAVNNSRAVFEGLMDRKSEFVRTPKFKIVEKSDKIKKNESYLSSNKINSTVMVEIILAVYCLIGVVASLYFFEIAALPFHLMFFLGFSSVAGLSIKHALENKS, translated from the coding sequence ATGGTTTTAGACGAAATAATTTTAATTGTTTACATTCTTACAATGGTTGTTCTGCTTGTATTTGCAAGTCACGGCGTGATAATGCTTTATTATTATAGAAAATTTATTTCCAACGTTCCGGAACCTTCTGAAGTAGAAAATTTTGATAAAAAAGTTACTATTCAACTTCCACTATACAATGAACAATATGTAACTGAAAGATTAATTGATTCTGTTTGTAAAATTGATTATCCAAAAAATTTGATGGAAATTCAAGTTCTTGATGATTCTACTGATTCAACAGTTGATCTTGTTAAAAAAATTGTTGAAGAGAAACAGAAAGAAGGATTTGATATTAAACAAGTTAGAAGAAGCAGCAGAAAAGGTTATAAAGCTGGAGCTTTGAAAGAAGGATTAGAATCAGCTACTGGTGAATTAATTGCAATTTTTGATGCAGATTTTGTTCCAAAACCGGATTTCTTAAAAAAGACTTTGAAATATTTCACAAATCCTAAAATTGGAATGGTTCAAACTCGATGGGAACATATTAATGAAGATTACTCAATTTTAACTCGAATTCAAGCTTTGGCATTAAATGGACATTTTGTTATGGAACAGCCAATAAGAAATAGAGCTGGATTTTTTATCAATTTTAACGGAACGGGCGGAGTTTGGAGAAAAGAATGTATTTTAGATGCCGGTAACTGGAATGATGATACAATTACTGAAGATTTAGACTTAAGTTATAGAGCTCAATTAAACGGATGGAAATTTGTTTATTTGAAAGATTTTACAACTCCTGCTGAATTACCGGCTGAAATGAATGCTTTGAAAGCTCAACAATTCAGATGGACAAAAGGTGCTATCGAAACTGCAAAAAAATTATTGCCAATGGTTTGGAAATCCAAAATTCCATTCAGAACAAAAATTCAATCAACTTTTCATCTAACAAATAATATTGTTTTTCCATTTATTCTTATTGCCGGAATTTTAAATGTTCCGCTTGTGTTTATTAAAAATAGCGGACCTTACGCAATATTTTTTAATTTTATGTCGGTTTTTGTTTTAGCATTTATAAGCTCATTTTTATTTTATCTTTATGCACAAAAAGATGTTTACACCGATTGGAGAAAAAAGATTGCGTTATTCCCAATTTTTATGGCTGGAAGTATGGGTTTTGCAGTAAATAATTCCCGTGCAGTTTTTGAAGGATTAATGGACAGAAAAAGTGAATTCGTTAGAACACCAAAATTTAAAATTGTTGAAAAATCTGACAAAATTAAAAAAAATGAAAGTTACCTTTCCTCTAATAAAATAAACTCTACAGTAATGGTTGAAATTATCCTTGCTGTTTACTGTTTAATTGGCGTTGTTGCATCACTATACTTTTTTGAAATTGCAGCATTACCGTTTCACTTAATGTTTTTCTTAGGATTTTCATCGGTTGCCGGATTATCAATAAAACATGCTTTAGAAAATAAATCTTAA
- a CDS encoding NTP transferase domain-containing protein, producing MSQQKNSSVENLIKQYSSEFNYKNKETAIILAAGHGKRIKSQTSKMLHKIWGKSTVQRVYEACKNGLSKSNSIIVTGIKAEDVIKVIGTKKNNLFAFQEVQQGTGHAVQIALQKIEKNKYDGIVYILPGDMGLIDDSTLKMFKKEFIKSKTDMMVLTGMYDGKDPYENSYGRIVRVKLIDDNGKSSGKDTGKVIEIIEYKDILRLDEKIPYTRDFNGRKYSFTKDELIKNNEFNSGVFAFKFNFLVKLINKISSNNAQGEIYITDLIALFNQNNLSVGAVSAEQQHVIMGFNNKSVLKEMDDIARKHAYEKLKDIIEIDDPDDFFIADDVMENIIEADKKGQPLDVKIGKGVYVGEGVKLNYNIKLRKNVYVMGNVVFGQNITIGENVHLSCFPNQKLELKDNVEILWGDIIKGNITICENSRIESSVNITGSDEHPTRIGKNVTIKGTSYVFGSIVDDDLFIEHSVLIKKKVDKLIRKDGKIQDIRFFLPMPEGIDAIDEL from the coding sequence ATGTCCCAACAAAAAAATTCAAGTGTAGAAAATTTAATTAAACAATATTCATCAGAATTCAATTATAAAAATAAAGAAACTGCAATAATTTTAGCTGCTGGTCACGGAAAAAGAATAAAATCTCAAACTTCAAAAATGCTGCATAAAATTTGGGGAAAATCCACGGTTCAAAGAGTTTACGAAGCTTGCAAAAATGGACTTTCAAAATCAAACTCAATTATTGTAACCGGAATTAAAGCAGAAGATGTAATTAAAGTTATTGGAACAAAAAAGAATAATTTATTTGCTTTTCAAGAAGTTCAGCAAGGAACCGGACATGCAGTTCAAATTGCTCTTCAAAAAATTGAAAAAAATAAATACGATGGTATCGTTTATATTTTACCTGGTGATATGGGATTAATTGATGATTCAACTTTAAAAATGTTTAAGAAAGAATTTATAAAATCTAAAACCGATATGATGGTTTTAACTGGAATGTATGATGGAAAAGATCCTTATGAAAATAGTTACGGAAGAATTGTTAGAGTAAAATTAATTGATGATAATGGAAAATCTTCCGGCAAAGATACCGGTAAGGTTATTGAAATTATTGAGTACAAAGATATTTTAAGACTCGATGAAAAAATTCCTTATACCAGAGATTTTAACGGAAGAAAATACAGTTTTACAAAGGATGAACTTATAAAAAATAATGAATTTAATTCCGGTGTTTTCGCATTTAAATTTAATTTTCTCGTAAAACTTATAAATAAAATCAGTAGCAATAATGCTCAAGGTGAAATTTATATTACAGATTTGATTGCATTATTCAACCAAAATAATTTATCTGTAGGAGCCGTAAGTGCCGAGCAGCAGCATGTAATTATGGGATTTAACAATAAATCCGTGTTAAAAGAAATGGATGATATTGCAAGAAAACATGCTTACGAAAAATTGAAAGATATAATTGAAATTGATGATCCCGATGATTTTTTTATTGCAGATGATGTTATGGAAAATATAATTGAAGCAGATAAAAAAGGTCAACCTTTGGATGTTAAAATTGGCAAAGGTGTTTATGTTGGTGAAGGTGTAAAATTAAATTACAATATTAAATTGCGTAAAAATGTTTACGTAATGGGTAATGTAGTTTTCGGACAAAATATAACTATTGGTGAAAATGTTCATCTTTCTTGTTTTCCAAATCAAAAGTTAGAATTGAAAGACAACGTAGAAATTCTTTGGGGTGATATTATAAAAGGAAATATTACAATTTGTGAAAACTCAAGAATTGAATCAAGCGTTAATATTACCGGAAGCGATGAACATCCAACAAGAATTGGAAAAAACGTTACAATAAAAGGAACAAGTTACGTTTTTGGTTCAATTGTAGATGATGATTTATTTATTGAACACAGTGTTTTGATTAAGAAAAAAGTTGATAAGTTAATTCGTAAAGATGGGAAAATTCAAGATATTAGATTCTTTCTTCCCATGCCGGAAGGAATTGACGCAATTGATGAATTATAG
- the rpsT gene encoding 30S ribosomal protein S20 yields MANHKSAKKRAKTSEKKRLINKASMSKVKTLVKNVLDSKEKETAEIKLKDAVAYLDRVSGKGKIHKNNAARKKSQLTKFVNSLAK; encoded by the coding sequence ATGGCAAATCATAAATCTGCTAAAAAAAGAGCAAAAACTAGTGAAAAGAAAAGATTGATAAATAAAGCTTCAATGTCTAAAGTGAAAACATTAGTTAAAAATGTTCTTGATTCAAAAGAAAAAGAAACTGCAGAAATTAAATTGAAAGACGCTGTTGCATATTTAGATAGAGTTTCCGGGAAAGGTAAAATTCATAAAAATAATGCTGCAAGAAAAAAATCTCAATTAACAAAATTTGTAAATTCTTTAGCAAAATAA
- the queE gene encoding 7-carboxy-7-deazaguanine synthase QueE: MIKINEIFYSIQGESSKVGLPCIFIRLTFCNLRCTYCDTEYSFYEGMDYSIDEILAEIKKYKCNLVEITGGEPLVQKESLELMEILCDNNYEVMLETGGSLSIENVDKRVKIILDFKTPSSKMEKKNFYNNINFLKPNDEIKFVIGDREDFEWSKNLITEHKLDEKCEILFSSVFGKIEYKQLSEWILEENLNVRFQIQLHKHIWEPNQRGV; the protein is encoded by the coding sequence TTGATTAAAATAAACGAGATTTTTTATTCAATTCAAGGCGAAAGTTCAAAAGTCGGTTTGCCTTGTATTTTCATACGATTAACATTTTGCAATTTAAGATGCACTTATTGCGATACGGAATATTCATTTTACGAAGGTATGGATTATTCAATCGATGAAATTTTAGCGGAAATAAAAAAATACAAATGCAATTTAGTTGAAATTACCGGTGGTGAACCTCTAGTTCAAAAAGAAAGTTTGGAATTAATGGAAATTCTTTGTGATAATAATTATGAAGTTATGTTGGAAACCGGCGGAAGTTTATCTATAGAAAATGTTGATAAAAGAGTGAAAATTATTTTAGATTTTAAAACTCCATCAAGCAAAATGGAAAAGAAAAATTTCTATAATAATATTAATTTTCTAAAACCGAATGATGAAATAAAATTTGTAATTGGCGATAGAGAAGATTTTGAGTGGTCGAAAAATTTAATTACCGAACACAAACTTGATGAAAAATGTGAAATTTTATTTTCATCGGTTTTTGGTAAAATTGAGTATAAACAATTATCAGAATGGATTTTAGAAGAAAATCTAAATGTTAGATTTCAAATTCAATTACATAAACATATATGGGAACCAAACCAAAGAGGCGTATGA
- a CDS encoding 6-carboxytetrahydropterin synthase — protein sequence MKIAKEFRWEMGHRLQCHKGKCINLHGHSYKLIVEFSGDINNDGMVLDYFDVKEIVGPLVDELDHTVIISDKDFELLNAIKKLNSNHVIVDFESTAENLCKYFLNKISEKKLPKNITHLKVRVCETENTYAEEEICLIEK from the coding sequence ATGAAAATTGCAAAAGAATTTAGATGGGAAATGGGACACAGATTACAATGCCACAAAGGCAAATGTATTAATCTGCACGGACATTCATACAAATTAATTGTTGAATTTTCCGGTGATATAAATAATGATGGAATGGTTTTAGATTATTTTGATGTTAAGGAAATTGTTGGTCCCCTTGTTGATGAGCTTGATCACACAGTAATTATAAGTGATAAGGATTTTGAATTACTTAATGCAATAAAAAAATTAAACTCCAATCACGTAATTGTAGATTTTGAAAGTACTGCAGAAAATTTGTGCAAATATTTTTTGAATAAAATTTCCGAAAAGAAATTACCAAAGAATATAACTCATCTAAAAGTTAGAGTTTGCGAAACAGAGAATACTTATGCGGAAGAAGAAATTTGTTTAATTGAAAAATAG
- a CDS encoding NAD-dependent deacylase, translating to MEFKKEFIEKLKTADTLLFFTGAGISAESGISTFRGKDGLWNKLKPEELANFNAFMKNPDMVWEWYQYRRKIVEESKPNLGHLAIAELQNFYEVFVATQNVDNLHARAGSKNIEELHGSIIRNFCISCKTFYEHQDFMFDNKVPRCSKCNGLIRPDVVWFGENLRGNAFPNSERIAKKCDICFIIGTTGIVYPAAYIPLTAKQYGAYLVEINIEPTEMTYKVDYSIMGKSGEILPEILELAKKVKIKKC from the coding sequence ATGGAATTTAAAAAAGAATTTATAGAAAAATTAAAAACTGCTGACACACTATTATTTTTTACTGGTGCTGGAATTTCTGCAGAAAGCGGAATTTCTACATTTCGCGGAAAAGATGGATTATGGAATAAGTTAAAACCGGAAGAACTCGCTAACTTTAATGCATTTATGAAAAATCCAGATATGGTTTGGGAATGGTATCAATACAGAAGAAAAATTGTTGAAGAGTCAAAGCCGAATTTAGGTCATTTAGCAATTGCAGAATTACAAAATTTTTATGAAGTTTTTGTTGCAACACAAAATGTAGATAATTTACATGCGCGTGCCGGAAGCAAAAATATTGAAGAATTACATGGCAGCATAATTAGAAATTTCTGTATTAGTTGTAAAACTTTTTATGAACATCAAGATTTTATGTTTGATAATAAAGTTCCGCGATGCTCAAAATGTAACGGACTAATTAGACCCGATGTTGTTTGGTTTGGTGAAAATTTACGTGGAAATGCGTTTCCAAATAGTGAACGAATTGCAAAAAAATGTGATATTTGTTTTATTATTGGCACAACGGGAATTGTTTATCCCGCAGCATATATTCCACTTACAGCAAAACAATATGGCGCATATTTAGTTGAAATAAATATTGAACCAACTGAAATGACTTACAAAGTTGATTATTCAATCATGGGAAAGTCCGGAGAAATTTTGCCGGAGATTTTGGAGTTGGCAAAAAAAGTGAAAATAAAAAAATGTTAA
- a CDS encoding HD domain-containing protein: MLNQIKLKQLKNQDKIDHFLLLSNFSIKAAKTGKNFLDLELRDETISLNAKMWSGFESIVENLKTGIVLKINGIVDEFNNQLQIKIERLKIADKNDNITIEDFLPKSKQNLEEMEMEFKMILNSIKSKYLTQLLKNIFTEENFNKYRKVPAGKSWHHAYISGLFEHTLEIIKICELMCKIHQEANRDLLVTGAILHDFGKIEELDFSTGFDYTDKGKLVGHIVIAANIIEKETRKIENFPEEIKNQLLHIVLSHQGKLEFASPVIPKTLEAIILYHADELSAKANAYKNAIISEKESGNSWTKYLPLAETSLYVKEAKEINDDFKETLF, encoded by the coding sequence ATGTTGAATCAAATAAAATTAAAACAACTTAAAAATCAAGATAAGATTGATCACTTTTTATTGCTTTCAAATTTCTCCATAAAAGCTGCAAAAACCGGAAAAAATTTTCTCGATTTGGAATTAAGAGATGAAACAATTTCTCTTAATGCAAAAATGTGGAGTGGATTTGAATCGATTGTTGAAAATTTAAAAACCGGAATAGTTCTAAAGATTAATGGAATTGTTGATGAATTTAATAATCAACTTCAGATAAAAATTGAGCGATTAAAAATTGCAGATAAAAATGATAATATTACGATAGAAGATTTTCTTCCTAAATCAAAACAAAATTTGGAAGAAATGGAAATGGAATTTAAAATGATTTTAAATTCAATTAAATCAAAATATTTAACTCAATTATTAAAAAATATTTTTACCGAAGAAAATTTTAATAAATATAGAAAAGTTCCCGCGGGAAAATCTTGGCATCACGCATATATTTCCGGATTGTTTGAACACACTTTGGAAATTATTAAAATTTGTGAATTGATGTGTAAAATTCATCAAGAAGCAAATCGCGATTTACTAGTAACCGGCGCAATTTTACATGATTTTGGAAAAATTGAAGAGTTAGATTTTTCAACCGGATTTGATTATACAGATAAAGGAAAATTAGTCGGACATATTGTAATTGCCGCAAATATTATTGAGAAAGAAACAAGAAAGATTGAGAATTTTCCGGAAGAAATAAAAAATCAACTTTTACATATTGTGTTAAGTCACCAAGGGAAATTGGAATTTGCATCTCCTGTAATTCCTAAAACTTTAGAAGCAATAATTCTTTATCATGCCGATGAGTTAAGCGCGAAAGCCAATGCGTATAAAAATGCAATTATTTCTGAAAAGGAAAGCGGAAATAGTTGGACAAAATATTTACCGCTTGCAGAAACTTCATTATATGTGAAAGAAGCTAAAGAAATAAATGATGATTTCAAGGAAACTTTGTTTTGA
- a CDS encoding UpxY family transcription antiterminator, whose product MQNPLISQQKNWYAMYTKPRHEFKSVTQLNAAGIENYLPTITKTRQWSDRKKKVDFPLFSGYIFVHGNERDRLIALEQQSVVRSIFFEGKPAIVPDWQIENLKKMLERGTDISVTETLAIGSRVKIISGPFKDVEGIVYENANQDKILAITIDLLRRSVIVKIPKESVIEAQ is encoded by the coding sequence TTGCAGAATCCCCTAATTTCTCAACAAAAAAATTGGTATGCTATGTATACAAAGCCGCGCCATGAATTTAAATCTGTAACTCAATTAAATGCTGCCGGAATTGAAAATTATTTACCAACAATTACTAAAACTAGACAATGGAGCGATAGAAAAAAGAAAGTAGATTTTCCGTTATTCAGCGGATATATTTTTGTACATGGTAATGAAAGAGATCGACTAATTGCATTGGAGCAGCAATCGGTAGTTCGGTCCATTTTTTTTGAAGGCAAACCAGCGATAGTTCCGGATTGGCAAATTGAAAATCTCAAGAAAATGTTAGAAAGAGGAACGGATATTTCTGTTACTGAAACTTTAGCAATTGGGAGCCGTGTTAAAATAATTTCTGGTCCGTTTAAAGATGTTGAAGGAATTGTTTATGAAAATGCAAATCAAGATAAAATTTTAGCAATTACAATTGATTTACTACGAAGATCAGTAATTGTAAAAATTCCAAAAGAAAGCGTTATTGAAGCACAATAA